A window of Clostridium sp. Marseille-P299 contains these coding sequences:
- a CDS encoding LysR family transcriptional regulator translates to MVNLEYYRIFYYVAKNSSITAAAKELCISQPAVSQTLKLLEQSLSVSLFARTQKGVKLTKEGEVLYSYVKRGYETMLQGETLVYKMLNLDYGEIRIGASDMTLQYYLLPYLERFHEKHPKIKVIVTNGPTPETLEYLREGKIDFGIVSEPLINSEDLEIKKVKEIQDVFVAGSQFLQYKDKVLSLKELENQPIICLEQNTSTRRYVNMFLDENNVVLTPEFELATSNMIVQFALRNLGIGLVVKSFAMEYLTTGELFELQLNPPIPKRHFCIVKDNKQNLSSAAMSLLKMIDCIE, encoded by the coding sequence ATGGTGAATCTTGAATATTACCGAATCTTTTATTACGTTGCGAAGAATAGTAGTATTACAGCAGCTGCAAAAGAACTTTGTATTTCACAACCAGCAGTAAGTCAAACATTAAAACTCTTAGAACAAAGTTTATCTGTTTCTTTATTTGCAAGAACCCAAAAGGGCGTGAAACTTACAAAAGAAGGAGAAGTTTTATATTCCTATGTGAAACGTGGTTATGAGACTATGTTACAAGGAGAAACTTTGGTTTATAAGATGCTTAATTTAGACTATGGGGAAATACGAATCGGTGCATCGGATATGACATTACAGTATTATCTTTTACCGTATTTAGAACGATTTCATGAAAAGCATCCTAAAATCAAGGTGATAGTAACAAATGGACCAACGCCAGAAACTCTAGAATATCTTAGAGAAGGAAAAATTGATTTTGGAATCGTTAGTGAACCACTTATTAATAGCGAGGATTTAGAAATTAAAAAGGTAAAGGAAATACAAGATGTTTTTGTAGCGGGTAGCCAATTTTTACAGTATAAAGACAAAGTTTTGTCCTTAAAAGAATTGGAGAATCAGCCAATTATTTGCTTGGAACAAAATACGAGTACAAGAAGATATGTTAATATGTTCCTAGATGAAAACAATGTTGTTTTGACACCGGAATTTGAATTAGCAACCAGTAACATGATTGTACAATTTGCGTTACGTAATTTGGGCATAGGACTCGTTGTAAAATCATTTGCGATGGAATATTTAACAACAGGAGAATTATTTGAATTACAGCTTAATCCACCAATACCAAAGCGTCATTTTTGTATTGTTAAGGATAATAAGCAAAATTTATCGAGTGCAGCAATGAGTCTTTTAAAGATGATTGATTGTATAGAATAA
- a CDS encoding adenylosuccinate synthase, translated as MVKAIVGANWGDEGKGKITDMLGQESDIIVRYQGGSNAGHTIINKYGKFALHLLPSGVFYDHTTCVIGNGVALNIPYLFNEIKSIVDRGVPMPKILVSDRAQIMMPYHILFDQYEEERLGGKSFGSTKSGIAPFYSDKYAKIGFQVSELFDEVSLREKVERVCEMKNVLLEHMYHKPLLDVNEIYETLLSYKEMVKPYVADVSKFLHDAIKEGKNILLEGQLGALKDPDFGIYPMVTSSSTLAAYGAIGAGIPPYEIKEVVTVVKAYSSAVGAGEFVSEIFGEEADELRRRGGDGGEFGATTGRPRRMGWFDAVASRYGCRMQGATEVALTVLDVLGYLDEIPVCVGYDIDGEVTKDFPTTVQLAKAKPVYVTLPGWKSDIRGITKYEDLPENCRKYIEFIEKELEVPITMVSNGPGRDEIIRK; from the coding sequence ATGGTAAAAGCAATTGTAGGAGCAAACTGGGGAGACGAAGGTAAGGGTAAAATTACTGACATGTTAGGACAAGAATCAGATATTATTGTCCGTTATCAAGGAGGTAGTAACGCAGGTCATACCATCATAAATAAGTATGGTAAATTTGCACTTCATTTATTGCCATCTGGTGTATTTTACGACCATACAACATGCGTCATCGGTAATGGTGTAGCACTTAATATTCCTTATTTATTTAATGAAATAAAATCAATTGTTGACCGTGGTGTTCCAATGCCTAAAATATTAGTATCCGATCGTGCTCAAATTATGATGCCTTATCATATTTTATTTGATCAATATGAAGAAGAACGTTTGGGTGGTAAATCATTTGGTTCTACAAAATCTGGTATAGCACCATTTTACTCAGATAAATATGCAAAAATCGGATTTCAGGTTTCTGAATTATTTGATGAAGTTTCACTAAGAGAAAAAGTGGAACGAGTATGTGAAATGAAAAATGTTTTACTTGAGCATATGTATCATAAACCTCTACTTGATGTGAATGAAATATACGAAACCTTATTATCTTATAAGGAAATGGTAAAACCTTATGTTGCAGATGTATCTAAATTCTTACATGATGCAATCAAAGAAGGAAAGAACATTTTATTAGAGGGACAATTAGGAGCACTTAAAGACCCAGACTTTGGTATCTATCCAATGGTTACTTCCTCCTCTACACTTGCAGCATATGGTGCGATTGGAGCAGGTATTCCTCCTTATGAAATAAAAGAAGTTGTAACAGTAGTAAAAGCATACTCCTCTGCAGTTGGAGCTGGTGAATTCGTCAGCGAAATCTTTGGAGAAGAAGCAGATGAATTAAGACGCCGTGGTGGAGATGGCGGAGAATTTGGTGCTACAACAGGAAGACCAAGACGTATGGGATGGTTTGATGCAGTTGCTTCTCGTTATGGTTGTAGAATGCAAGGTGCAACAGAAGTTGCTTTAACAGTACTTGATGTTTTAGGTTATCTTGATGAAATTCCAGTTTGCGTAGGTTATGACATTGATGGTGAAGTTACGAAAGACTTCCCAACTACTGTACAACTTGCAAAAGCAAAACCTGTATATGTTACTTTACCAGGATGGAAGAGTGATATTCGCGGAATTACAAAATACGAAGACTTACCAGAAAATTGCCGTAAGTACATCGAATTCATTGAAAAAGAACTTGAAGTGCCTATCACTATGGTTTCTAATGGTCCTGGAAGAGATGAAATCATCCGTAAATAA
- a CDS encoding aminopeptidase: MAEKLNTSSTESNKTTETNKNAWLKYTDEQLKEVMELNEGYKKFISDCKTERECALEVIRQAKEQGYKDLMEVTSLKPGDKVYYNNMDKAVALFLIGSEPLEAGMKLLGAHIDSPRIDIKQVPLYEDTELALLDTHYYGGIKKYQWVTLPLAIHGVVVKKDGTKVNVVIGEDDNDPVVGITDLLIHLSADQMDKKAAKVIEGEDLNVLFGSMPLKGAEKEAVKANILKLIKEKYDFEEADFISAELEVVPAGKARDFGFDRSMVMGYGQDDRVCSYTSMKALFNLTSIDRTAVCLLVDKEEVGSIGATGMHSKFFENAVAELMDRLGQYSELKLRRALQNSHMLSSDVSAAFDPNYPSVMEKKNSAYFGRGIVFNKYTGARGKSGCNDANPEYMAALRAAMEKHGVNYQTSELGKVDQGGGGTIAYIMAQYNMQVIDSGVAVLNMHAPWEITSKADIYEAVCGYEAFLKEM; this comes from the coding sequence ATGGCAGAAAAATTAAACACATCAAGCACAGAATCTAATAAAACAACAGAAACAAACAAGAATGCTTGGTTAAAGTATACGGATGAACAATTAAAAGAAGTTATGGAGTTAAATGAAGGATATAAGAAATTTATCTCTGATTGTAAAACTGAAAGAGAATGTGCTTTAGAAGTAATTCGTCAGGCAAAAGAACAAGGATATAAGGATTTAATGGAGGTAACTTCCTTAAAACCTGGTGATAAAGTTTACTACAACAATATGGATAAGGCAGTTGCATTATTCTTAATTGGTAGTGAGCCACTGGAAGCTGGTATGAAATTATTAGGAGCTCATATTGACTCACCACGTATTGATATCAAGCAAGTTCCTTTATATGAAGATACAGAATTAGCTTTATTAGATACTCACTATTATGGTGGTATTAAGAAATATCAATGGGTTACATTACCTTTAGCAATTCACGGTGTAGTAGTTAAAAAAGATGGTACAAAGGTTAATGTTGTAATTGGTGAAGATGACAATGATCCAGTAGTTGGTATCACTGATTTATTAATTCATTTATCTGCAGACCAAATGGATAAAAAAGCAGCAAAAGTTATTGAAGGTGAAGATCTAAATGTATTATTTGGAAGTATGCCTTTAAAAGGTGCAGAAAAAGAAGCAGTGAAAGCAAATATCTTAAAATTAATCAAAGAAAAATATGATTTTGAAGAAGCAGATTTTATTTCAGCGGAACTTGAAGTGGTACCTGCTGGTAAGGCAAGAGATTTTGGTTTTGATCGAAGCATGGTAATGGGATATGGACAGGATGATAGAGTTTGCTCTTATACATCTATGAAAGCATTATTTAACTTAACAAGTATCGATCGTACTGCTGTTTGCTTATTAGTTGATAAAGAAGAAGTTGGAAGTATCGGTGCTACTGGAATGCATTCAAAATTCTTTGAAAATGCAGTTGCAGAATTAATGGATCGTCTTGGTCAATATTCTGAATTAAAACTAAGAAGAGCATTACAAAATTCTCATATGTTATCTTCTGACGTTAGTGCAGCATTTGATCCAAATTATCCATCTGTAATGGAAAAGAAAAATTCAGCTTACTTTGGTAGAGGTATTGTATTTAATAAATACACTGGTGCTAGAGGAAAATCTGGTTGTAACGATGCAAATCCTGAATATATGGCAGCACTTCGTGCAGCAATGGAAAAACACGGTGTAAATTATCAAACATCTGAACTTGGTAAAGTAGACCAAGGTGGCGGTGGTACTATCGCTTATATCATGGCACAATACAATATGCAAGTAATTGATAGTGGCGTTGCTGTATTAAACATGCATGCTCCTTGGGAAATTACAAGCAAGGCTGATATTTATGAAGCTGTTTGTGGTTATGAAGCATTCTTGAAGGAAATGTAA
- a CDS encoding aldehyde dehydrogenase produces MTIHEIVNNQRTFFKTGKTKNVYYRIYALKKLQNEIKKSEKDILAALKKDLNKSDFEGYMTEIGMVLDELNYCIKHAEAWAKPKNVLTPLAQFPSRSFVVSEPYGVVLIMAPWNYPFQLCIEPLIGAIVAGNCAILKPSAYAKYTSEIIAKIIKRCFTEDYVTVIQGGRKENEDLLKERFDYIFFTGGTEVGKIVMEAAAKHITPISLELGGKSPCIVDASADIKLAAKRVAFGKFLNAGQTCVAPDYLFIHKSVKDKFVLYVKQYVREFFGENPIENENLPKIINKKHYNRLINLMENEEVLMGGIGDELAEKIAPTLLDHITSESKIMQEEIFGPILPILEFDKIDEVINYIVSNEKPLACYLFSTEDKIINRFLNEVSFGGGCINDTIIHLATSHMGFGGVGMSGMGSYHGYESFRTFSHRKSIVKKANWLDIPLRYHPYTDMKLKLIRKFLK; encoded by the coding sequence ATGACAATTCATGAAATAGTAAACAATCAAAGAACTTTTTTCAAGACAGGAAAGACAAAGAATGTATATTATCGAATTTACGCGTTGAAAAAACTGCAAAATGAGATTAAGAAAAGTGAAAAGGATATTCTTGCTGCTTTAAAAAAGGATTTAAATAAATCTGATTTTGAAGGCTATATGACTGAAATTGGTATGGTACTAGATGAATTGAACTATTGTATAAAGCATGCAGAAGCTTGGGCAAAACCAAAAAATGTGTTAACACCCCTTGCTCAATTTCCATCTAGAAGCTTTGTGGTATCTGAGCCTTATGGTGTAGTACTTATTATGGCTCCATGGAATTATCCATTTCAACTATGTATCGAACCTTTAATTGGAGCAATTGTAGCTGGTAATTGTGCAATATTAAAACCTTCTGCATATGCTAAATATACTTCAGAAATAATTGCAAAAATTATAAAGCGTTGTTTTACAGAAGATTATGTTACAGTTATTCAAGGCGGTAGAAAAGAAAATGAAGATTTGTTAAAAGAACGATTTGATTATATTTTCTTTACTGGCGGTACTGAAGTTGGGAAGATAGTTATGGAGGCAGCAGCAAAACATATAACACCTATTTCATTAGAATTAGGTGGAAAAAGCCCTTGTATTGTAGACGCTAGTGCAGATATTAAACTTGCAGCAAAAAGAGTAGCATTTGGAAAGTTCTTAAATGCTGGTCAGACTTGTGTAGCACCGGATTATTTATTTATTCATAAAAGTGTTAAGGATAAGTTTGTGTTGTACGTCAAACAATATGTTAGGGAATTCTTTGGTGAGAATCCGATTGAAAATGAAAATCTACCAAAGATAATAAATAAAAAACACTATAATCGCTTAATAAATTTGATGGAAAATGAAGAAGTATTAATGGGTGGTATTGGAGATGAGTTAGCAGAAAAAATCGCTCCCACATTATTAGATCATATAACTTCAGAATCAAAAATCATGCAAGAAGAGATATTTGGCCCTATTTTACCAATTCTAGAATTTGATAAAATAGACGAAGTTATCAATTATATAGTAAGTAATGAAAAACCACTAGCTTGTTATTTATTCTCCACTGAGGATAAGATTATAAATCGTTTCTTAAACGAAGTTTCGTTTGGCGGTGGATGTATCAATGATACGATTATACATTTGGCTACATCCCACATGGGATTTGGTGGCGTTGGTATGAGCGGTATGGGAAGTTACCATGGATATGAGAGCTTCCGTACTTTTAGTCATAGAAAGAGTATTGTTAAAAAAGCAAATTGGTTAGATATACCGTTACGATATCACCCATATACAGATATGAAATTAAAGTTAATTCGTAAGTTTCTAAAATAA
- the purF gene encoding amidophosphoribosyltransferase, which yields MTTRISEYIPDELHEECGVFGIYDLDGEDVASSIYYGLFALQHRGQESCGIAVSDTFGPKGKVQSVKGMGLVNEVFTTEGIEGLHGNIGVGHVRYSTAGASNIANTQPLVLNYVKGTLALAHNGNLINALELREELEYTGAIFQTTIDSEVIAYHIARQRLNTKSVEEAVINAMVKLKGAYSLIVMSPRKLIGARDPFGFHPLCIGKRDNAYILASETCALDAVDAEFVRDVEPGEVVTITPNGIFSNKSLCQDKIAPCIFEYIYFARPDTHFDGISVYNSRIMAGRILAQTDPVEADLVVGVPDSGNAAAMGYAKESGIPYGTAFVKNSYVGRTFIKPKQSMRESSVRIKLNVLTEEVRGKRIVMIDDSIVRGTTSARIVSMLKAAGAKEVHVRISSPPFLHPCYFGTDVPSDEQLIAHNNTVEQICEIIGADSLAYLSIDRLSELIGGRKGYCDACFTGNYPIEPPEEDIRGEYEK from the coding sequence ATGACGACTAGAATCAGTGAATATATACCAGATGAATTACATGAAGAATGTGGTGTCTTTGGCATCTATGATTTGGATGGAGAGGACGTTGCATCCTCTATTTATTATGGACTATTTGCTTTGCAACATAGAGGACAAGAAAGCTGTGGTATTGCCGTTAGCGATACATTTGGGCCAAAAGGAAAAGTGCAGTCAGTAAAAGGTATGGGACTTGTAAATGAAGTCTTTACAACTGAAGGAATTGAAGGCTTGCATGGTAACATTGGTGTTGGCCATGTACGTTACTCAACAGCTGGTGCAAGTAATATTGCAAATACGCAACCTCTTGTGTTAAACTATGTAAAGGGTACTTTAGCACTAGCCCATAATGGTAATCTTATTAATGCTTTAGAGTTAAGAGAAGAGTTAGAATATACAGGAGCAATATTTCAAACAACAATAGATTCAGAGGTAATTGCATATCATATTGCTAGACAGCGTTTGAATACTAAATCGGTAGAAGAAGCTGTAATTAATGCAATGGTAAAATTAAAAGGTGCGTACTCCCTTATTGTTATGAGTCCACGTAAGTTAATTGGAGCGAGAGATCCTTTTGGTTTTCACCCTTTATGCATAGGAAAGAGAGATAATGCTTATATCTTAGCATCAGAAACTTGTGCACTTGATGCAGTGGATGCAGAATTTGTTAGAGATGTAGAACCAGGAGAAGTAGTGACAATTACTCCAAATGGTATTTTCTCGAATAAAAGTTTATGCCAGGATAAAATAGCTCCTTGTATTTTTGAATATATTTATTTTGCTAGACCAGATACTCATTTTGATGGAATCAGTGTTTATAATTCAAGAATTATGGCAGGAAGAATACTAGCACAGACAGATCCTGTGGAAGCAGATTTGGTTGTTGGAGTTCCTGACTCGGGAAATGCCGCTGCCATGGGTTATGCCAAAGAATCAGGTATTCCATATGGAACTGCCTTTGTTAAGAATAGTTATGTCGGACGTACTTTTATTAAGCCAAAACAATCCATGCGTGAGTCTAGCGTACGTATTAAACTAAATGTCTTAACGGAAGAAGTAAGAGGAAAACGCATCGTTATGATCGATGATTCCATTGTTCGTGGAACAACTAGTGCAAGAATAGTAAGTATGCTAAAAGCAGCTGGTGCAAAAGAGGTTCATGTACGTATCTCTTCACCACCATTTTTACACCCTTGTTATTTCGGTACAGATGTCCCTTCCGATGAGCAATTAATTGCACATAATAATACTGTGGAACAAATCTGTGAAATTATTGGGGCAGATTCCTTAGCTTACTTATCCATTGACCGTTTAAGTGAATTAATTGGTGGTAGAAAAGGATATTGTGATGCTTGTTTTACAGGAAATTATCCAATTGAACCACCAGAAGAAGATATCCGTGGAGAATACGAGAAATAA
- the purB gene encoding adenylosuccinate lyase yields the protein MSQDKYVSPLSERYASKEMQYIFSPDMKFRTWRRLWIALAEAEHELGLPITMEQIEELKAHKDDINYDVAKEREALVRHDVMSHVYAYGVQCPNAKGIIHLGATSCYVGDNTDIIVMTEALKLVKKKLINVMDELSKFALKYKALPTLAFTHFQPAQPTTVGKRASLWLMELKLDLEDLDHVIENMKLLGSKGTTGTQASFLELFDGDHEKIKDLDKRIAKKMGFAECFPVSGQTYSRKVDTRVLNVLAGIAASAHKFSNDIRLLQHLKEIEEPFEKNQIGSSAMAYKRNPMRSERIASLARYVMVDALNPAMTSSTQWFERTLDDSANKRLSVPEAFLAIDGILDLYLNVVDGLVVYPKVIEKRLMAELPFMATENIMMDAVKAGGDRQELHERIRTLSMEAGRNVKERGLENNLLELIAADPAFNLSLEELKETMDPSKYTGRAEQQTEEFIAEVIQPILDSNKEILGMKAEITV from the coding sequence ATGAGTCAAGATAAATACGTTAGTCCGTTATCAGAACGTTATGCAAGCAAGGAAATGCAATACATTTTCTCTCCAGATATGAAATTTAGAACATGGAGAAGACTTTGGATTGCGTTAGCTGAGGCAGAACATGAATTAGGCTTACCAATTACTATGGAGCAAATTGAGGAATTAAAGGCTCACAAAGACGACATTAATTATGACGTGGCAAAAGAAAGAGAAGCCTTAGTTCGTCATGATGTTATGTCTCATGTTTATGCTTATGGTGTTCAATGCCCAAATGCGAAAGGTATCATTCATCTTGGAGCAACTTCTTGTTACGTTGGAGATAATACTGATATTATTGTCATGACGGAAGCTTTAAAACTTGTTAAGAAAAAGCTTATCAATGTAATGGATGAACTTTCTAAGTTTGCTTTAAAATATAAAGCATTACCAACCCTTGCATTTACTCATTTTCAGCCAGCACAGCCAACAACTGTTGGTAAAAGAGCAAGTCTTTGGTTAATGGAATTAAAATTAGATTTAGAAGATTTGGATCATGTAATTGAAAATATGAAATTATTAGGCTCAAAAGGTACTACTGGTACTCAGGCAAGCTTTTTAGAACTTTTTGATGGTGATCATGAAAAAATCAAGGATTTAGATAAACGAATTGCTAAGAAAATGGGATTTGCAGAATGTTTCCCTGTTTCAGGTCAGACATATTCTAGAAAAGTGGATACTAGAGTATTAAATGTATTAGCAGGTATTGCAGCAAGTGCTCATAAGTTTTCCAATGATATTCGCTTGTTACAGCATTTAAAGGAAATTGAAGAACCATTTGAAAAAAATCAGATTGGATCTTCTGCAATGGCATATAAGCGCAATCCGATGCGTAGTGAAAGAATAGCATCTCTTGCACGCTATGTAATGGTAGATGCGCTTAATCCTGCCATGACTTCATCCACTCAGTGGTTTGAACGTACTTTAGATGACTCTGCCAATAAGAGACTTAGTGTACCAGAAGCATTTTTAGCCATTGATGGTATTCTTGATTTATATTTAAACGTAGTAGATGGCTTAGTTGTATATCCGAAAGTTATTGAAAAACGACTTATGGCAGAACTTCCATTTATGGCAACTGAAAATATTATGATGGATGCTGTAAAGGCTGGTGGAGATCGTCAAGAACTTCATGAAAGAATCCGTACATTAAGTATGGAAGCTGGACGTAATGTAAAAGAACGTGGTCTTGAGAATAACTTACTTGAATTAATAGCAGCTGATCCAGCGTTTAATTTAAGTTTAGAAGAGTTAAAAGAAACGATGGATCCATCAAAATATACAGGTAGAGCAGAGCAACAAACAGAGGAATTTATTGCGGAGGTAATACAGCCAATCCTTGATTCTAATAAAGAAATCCTTGGAATGAAAGCTGAAATTACGGTATAA
- the purC gene encoding phosphoribosylaminoimidazolesuccinocarboxamide synthase, whose amino-acid sequence MEKLEQLYEGKAKKVYKTENPDVLIVDYKDDATAFNGEKKGTIVGKGVINNRMSNYVMQLLEKEGVPTHFIEELSDRETAVKKVEIVPLEVIIRNVSAGSFAKKLGIEEGRKLLCPTLEFSYKDDALGDPMINSYYALALGIATQEEIDTITKYAFKVNEVLIKYFESIGIELIDFKIEFGRYHDQIILADEISPDTCRLWDNETHEKLDKDRFRRDLGNVEDAYNEVFKRLGIEK is encoded by the coding sequence ATGGAAAAGTTAGAACAACTTTATGAAGGTAAAGCCAAAAAAGTGTACAAGACAGAAAATCCAGATGTTTTAATCGTTGATTATAAGGATGATGCAACTGCATTTAATGGTGAAAAAAAAGGTACCATTGTGGGCAAAGGTGTGATTAACAATAGAATGTCCAACTACGTAATGCAACTTCTTGAAAAAGAAGGGGTTCCAACTCATTTTATTGAAGAGTTAAGTGACCGTGAAACAGCTGTTAAAAAAGTGGAGATCGTGCCACTTGAAGTTATTATTCGAAACGTGTCTGCTGGAAGCTTTGCGAAAAAGCTTGGTATTGAAGAAGGCAGAAAATTATTATGTCCTACCTTAGAATTTTCTTATAAAGATGATGCGCTTGGTGATCCAATGATTAATTCCTACTATGCATTAGCACTAGGAATTGCTACACAGGAAGAGATAGATACGATTACAAAGTATGCATTTAAAGTAAATGAAGTATTAATCAAATATTTTGAAAGCATTGGAATTGAATTGATTGATTTTAAGATTGAGTTTGGTAGATACCATGATCAAATCATTTTAGCGGATGAAATATCTCCGGATACTTGTAGATTATGGGATAATGAAACTCACGAGAAATTAGATAAAGATAGATTTCGTAGAGACCTAGGTAATGTAGAAGATGCCTATAATGAAGTATTTAAACGCCTTGGTATAGAGAAATAA
- a CDS encoding YaiI/YqxD family protein: protein MKILVDADACPVKKIIEKVAKEYQIPVTMFIDTSHELYSEYSEIVTVSKAPDAVDFALMNRAKKGDVVVTGDYGVAAMALSKGANAIHQGGMIYTNETIDRMLFERHLASVNRKSGKHGSHMKGPKKRTSNDDMRFETMFRKLIFDLLNLK from the coding sequence TTGAAAATTTTAGTTGATGCGGATGCTTGTCCGGTTAAAAAAATAATTGAAAAAGTTGCAAAGGAATATCAAATTCCTGTTACAATGTTTATTGATACAAGTCATGAGTTGTATTCAGAATATAGTGAGATTGTCACCGTTAGCAAAGCCCCTGATGCTGTTGACTTTGCACTTATGAATCGTGCTAAAAAAGGAGATGTCGTTGTCACAGGTGATTACGGTGTTGCTGCAATGGCGTTATCTAAAGGAGCCAATGCCATTCACCAAGGTGGTATGATTTACACCAATGAAACAATTGATCGTATGCTATTTGAACGCCATTTAGCAAGTGTAAATCGCAAATCAGGCAAGCATGGTTCCCATATGAAGGGTCCAAAAAAGCGCACATCAAATGATGATATGCGCTTTGAAACGATGTTTCGAAAATTAATTTTTGATTTATTAAATCTAAAATAA
- a CDS encoding dUTP diphosphatase has product MNIRIKYLSDKIDKLEYIDGKSDWIDLRAAERVELKAFEFKLIPLGIAMELPKGYEAHIVPRSSTFKNFGVIQTNSTGIVDESYCGDNDQWFFPAFALRDTVIEVNDRICQFRIMEHQPQITFTNVEVLGNTDRGGIGSTGKQ; this is encoded by the coding sequence ATGAACATACGTATTAAGTATCTTAGTGATAAAATAGATAAGCTTGAATATATTGATGGAAAATCTGATTGGATTGACTTAAGAGCTGCGGAAAGAGTAGAGTTAAAAGCATTTGAGTTTAAGTTAATTCCATTAGGAATTGCAATGGAATTACCAAAAGGCTATGAAGCACATATTGTACCAAGAAGCAGTACTTTTAAAAATTTTGGTGTCATTCAAACAAATTCTACTGGAATCGTAGATGAATCTTATTGTGGAGACAATGACCAATGGTTTTTCCCAGCCTTTGCTTTAAGAGATACCGTAATTGAGGTGAATGATAGAATTTGTCAATTTCGCATTATGGAACATCAACCACAGATAACATTTACCAATGTTGAAGTACTTGGTAATACAGATCGTGGTGGTATTGGAAGCACTGGTAAGCAATAA
- a CDS encoding FAD:protein FMN transferase has product MKKTLKNKKRIYFFLSFCMCILFLVSCSKAKNDDSKNTSQTPITKTSIKLNTAITITLYDSDDMSIIDACFDLCDDYEEQLSRTIATSEIAKLNESGTTPYQLSETTADLIKKGLEYGKISNGLFDIAIEPLSSLWNFGTSTKRPATEAIEEAVKHVNYENVILEGQTITFKEEGMGIDLGAIAKGYIADRIKDLLLEKGVKSAMINLGGNVLCVGSKPDGSPFNIGIQKPFADRQETIAIMQLSDVSVVSSGIYERYFVEDGITYHHILNPKTGYPIDNNLISVTIISPLSVDGDALSTTVFALGLEDGMELINSIEDTYAIFITDDYKLHYSEGFLDNINLIEE; this is encoded by the coding sequence ATGAAAAAGACATTAAAAAATAAAAAGAGGATTTATTTTTTCCTTTCCTTTTGTATGTGCATTCTATTTTTAGTATCTTGCAGCAAAGCAAAGAATGATGATTCGAAGAACACGAGTCAAACACCTATTACTAAAACATCTATAAAATTAAACACAGCCATCACCATTACCCTTTATGATAGTGATGATATGAGTATTATTGATGCATGTTTTGATCTTTGTGATGACTATGAAGAGCAGTTAAGCCGTACAATAGCAACAAGTGAAATTGCTAAATTAAATGAATCAGGTACTACTCCTTATCAATTATCAGAAACTACTGCTGATTTAATAAAAAAGGGATTAGAATATGGTAAGATTTCAAACGGCTTGTTTGATATTGCAATTGAACCTCTCTCTTCTCTTTGGAATTTTGGAACTTCAACAAAACGCCCAGCAACAGAAGCTATTGAAGAAGCTGTGAAACACGTAAATTATGAAAACGTAATTCTAGAAGGACAAACAATAACCTTTAAAGAAGAAGGTATGGGAATTGATTTAGGAGCCATTGCAAAAGGTTATATCGCAGACCGAATAAAAGATCTTCTATTAGAAAAAGGCGTAAAAAGTGCAATGATTAATTTAGGTGGAAATGTACTATGTGTTGGAAGTAAACCAGATGGTAGCCCATTTAACATAGGAATCCAAAAACCATTTGCAGACCGCCAAGAAACAATTGCTATTATGCAGCTAAGTGACGTTTCTGTCGTTTCATCTGGAATTTATGAACGATACTTTGTAGAGGATGGAATTACGTATCACCATATATTAAATCCGAAAACTGGATATCCAATCGATAACAATTTAATATCTGTCACAATAATATCTCCACTTTCCGTTGATGGTGATGCTCTTAGCACCACTGTTTTTGCATTAGGATTAGAAGATGGTATGGAGCTAATCAATTCAATAGAAGATACCTATGCAATATTTATTACAGATGATTATAAATTGCATTATTCCGAGGGATTTTTAGATAATATTAATTTGATTGAAGAATAA